The following are from one region of the Gossypium hirsutum isolate 1008001.06 chromosome D03, Gossypium_hirsutum_v2.1, whole genome shotgun sequence genome:
- the LOC121215282 gene encoding B3 domain-containing transcription factor VRN1: MASSSYRQGNDHLKFISNSPHFFKIILQDTIQNGKLGVPRKFVKNQGNSMSSPAMLSVPSGEVWKVELTKCNGKIWFENGWLEFSNHYSLDFGHLLVFRYDGNSNFHVVIFDRTATEILYPYTRYNHIHRRSNIDKSKDDDSTPNLEDISTSRKLREKSQMPCPQPCKMMHSTNSAIKTEIECDGKSEFLAQQIRYEGCPARNGDKSTRHRVIQQLKPHEKDDALERASKTFKSENPFFLVVMQPSYVGLSHSKGYRLAIPANFVRKHLMKELCSITLCNSSGKTWIVTFKNNQIGKKQTSYLLTGWGTFVHDNNIRVGDACAFELINSIEISFNVVIYQGPHTKCYQSLSSTDIIRPMKRKDQSYASPSGSETLTALEKAKAFQVASAFKSEYPFFISVLQPSYSRRMNIPVIFARKYLAKMHKEAILLLSNGKSWPVIYCQHKIESTGANAIFGSGWRRFSHDNKLEVGDSCVFELIMAAETSMKVAIYKKQAVKDSSLADNSREKQVELHESSVIGTKSALMNEKEDTSNLLLDYNCDASGETLDDILISNLSSPGRALEEASQSYQSFTRE; this comes from the exons ATGGCATCTTCTTCATACCGGCAAGGCAATGACcatttaaagtttataagcaaCTCACCTCACTTTTTCAAAATAATTCTCCAAGACACTATCCAGAATGGAAAACTT GGCGTTCCCAGAAAATTTGTGAAAAATCAGGGAAATAGCATGTCAAGCCCAGCAATGCTGAGTGTCCCATCTGGTGAAGTATGGAAGGTGGAACTGACAAAATGTAATGGCAAAATATGGTTTGAAAATGGCTGGCTAGAATTTTCAAACCATTACTCTCTGGACTTTGGGCATCTTTTGGTTTTTAGATATGATGGGAATAGCAATTTCCATGTAGTCATCTTTGATAGGACTGCTACAGAGATCCTATATCCATACACCAGATATAATCATATTCATAGACGATCCAATATTGACAAATCCAAAGATGATGACTCTACACCGAACCTAGAGGACATCTCTACAAGCAGAAAATTGAGAGAGAAATCACAAATGCCATGTCCACAGCCTTGTAAGATGATGCACAGTACTAATTCAGCTATCAAAACCGAAATCGAGTGCGATGGGAAGTCTGAATTCCTAGCTCAACAAATTAGGTATGAAGGATGTCCAGCTAGAAATGGTGATAAAAGCACTAGACATCGTGTAATTCAACAATTGAAGCCTCATGAAAAGGATGATGCTCTTGAGAGAGCTAGTAAAACTTTCAAATCCGAGAACCCATTTTTCCTGGTTGTCATGCAACCATCATATGTTGGTCTCAGTCACAGTAAAGGATATAGACTG GCCATACCAGCTAACTTTGTGAGAAAACATTTGATGAAAGAGCTTTGTTCTATAACCCTTTGCAACTCAAGTGGGAAAACTTGGATTGTTACCTTCAAGAACAATCAAATAGGGAAAAAGCAAACTTCATATCTACTAACTGGTTGGGGTACTTTTGTACATGATAACAATATCCGAGTCGGTGATGCTTGTGCCTTCGAGCTGATAAATAGCATCGAAATATCCTTCAATGTAGTCATTTACCAAGGTCCACATACAAAGTGTTATCAGTCATTGTCTTCAACTGATATCATTCGTCCCATGAAACGGAAGGATCAGTCATATGCAAGTCCAAGCGGCTCGGAAACATTGACTGCTCTCGAAAAAGCTAAAGCTTTTCAAGTAGCTAGTGCCTTCAAATCTGAATATCCATTTTTTATTAGTGTATTACAGCCATCATATTCACGTAGAATG AATATACCAGTGATATTTGCTAGGAAATATCTAGCAAAGATGCACAAAGAGGCCATACTTCTCCTTTCAAATGGAAAATCATGGCCAGTAATATATTGTCAGCACAAGATTGAAAGTACAGGGGCAAATGCAATATTCGGTAGTGGTTGGCGTAGGTTTTCTCATGATAATAAGTTAGAAGTCGGTGATAGTTGTGTCTTTGAACTGATTATGGCTGCTGAAACCTCAATGAAAGTAGCCATTTATAAGAAGCAGGCTGTCAAAGACTCATCTTTGG CTGATAATAGTAGAGAGAAACAAGTTGAACTCCATGAAAGCTCGGTGATTGGAACCAAATCTGCTTTGATGAATGAGAAAGAAGATACGTCTAATCTGCTTCTTGATTATAACTGCGATGCCTCGGGAGAAACCTTGGATGACATTTTGATATCAAATCTCAGTTCTCCAGGCAGGGCCTTAGAAGAGGCAAGTCAAAGCTATCAAAGCTTTACAAGAGAATGA
- the LOC107907808 gene encoding B3 domain-containing protein Os11g0197600 → MRSTDSAMKTECNLKSAQQFRHNGKGDKSTSHSRIQRLKAHAKVKALERASNTFKSENPFFLTIPTEFVREHLMKEHRSVTLCNSSGKTWIANFKQSQIGKNQYSYLQTGWGTFVRDNNIQVNDVCAFELINSTEISFKVVIYKGQHANCHQILVSEMQYPYTRDNHSQSDEILEQNIEESEDDDTTEILEVISPSLKVREELQSSCPRSHKMMSSTNSAIKTKTVCNGIKGHAVQLCQGKSDEKALFCNSLQLKWENLDCYVQAKKNREKANFISNSWLRSSERPVKHKAPSYASQGCPEPLTALEKAKAFQMAGAFKSENPFFVIVLQPSHVHGNKLSVPMNFARKYLTMMHKKVIHLLSDGNSWPVIYDPRFEWSYVFLCNGWHRFAVDNNLEVGDVCVFELTGGIETSMKVTIYKKQAIEDENLG, encoded by the exons ATGAGAAGTACTGATTCAGCTATGAAAACCGAATGTAATTTGAAGTCAGCTCAACAATTTAGACATAATGGAAAAGGTGATAAAAGCACTAGTCATAGTAGGATTCAACGATTGAAGGCTCATGCAAAGGTTAAGGCTCTTGAGAGAGCTAGTAATACTTTTAAGTCTGAAAACCCATTTTTCCTG ACCATACCAACTGAATTTGTCAGGGAACACTTGATGAAAGAGCATCGTTCTGTAACTCTTTGCAACTCTAGTGGAAAAACTTGGATTGCTAACTTCAAGCAAAGTCAAATAGGGAAAAACCAATATTCATATCTACAAACTGGTTGGGGTACTTTTGTACGGGATAACAATATCCAAGTCAATGATGTTTGCGCCTTTGAGCTAATAAATAGCACTGAAATATCCTTCAAGGTAGTCATTTACAAAGGCCAGCATGCAAATTGTCATCAAATATTAGTTTCAGAGATGCAATATCCATACACTAGGGATAACCATAGTCAATCAGATGAAATTCTGGAGCAGAATATCGAGGAATCTGAAGATGATGACACTACAGAGATCCTAGAGGTCATCTCTCCAAGCTTGAAAGTAAGAGAGGAGCTGCAGTCGTCATGTCCTCGGTCTCATAAGATGATGAGTAGTACTAACTCAGCTATCAAAACCAAAACAGTGTGCAATGGGATAAAAG GCCATGCCGTGCAACTTTGTCAAGGAAAATCTGATGAAAAAGCATTGTTCTGTAATTCTTTGCAACTCAAGTGGGAAAACTTGGATTGCTACGTTCAAGCAAAGAAAAATAGGGAAAAAGCTAACTTCATATCTAATAGCTGGTTGCG CTCCTCAGAACGACCTGTGAAACACAAGGCTCCATCATATGCAAGTCAGGGCTGCCCAGAACCATTGACTGCCCTCGAAAAAGCTAAAGCTTTTCAAATGGCTGGTGCTTTCAAATCTGAAAATCCATTCTTTGTTATTGTCCTACAGCCATCGCATGTTCATGGAAATAAATTG AGTGTACCAATGAATTTTGCTAGGAAATATCTCACAATGATGCACAAAAAAGTCATACATCTCCTTTCAGATGGAAACTCGTGGCCAGTAATATATGACCCGCGTTTTGAATGGTCCTATGTATTCCTCTGTAATGGATGGCATAGGTTTGCTGTGGATAATAATTTAGAAGTTGGTGATGTTTGTGTCTTTGAACTGACTGGGGGCATTGAAACCTCAATGAAGGTAACCATTTATAAGAAGCAGGCTATTGAAGATGAAAATTTGGGCTGA
- the LOC107907807 gene encoding B3 domain-containing transcription factor VRN1, with protein sequence MASSSHQQGNSHLKFISSSPYSLKIILQDTIQNGKLGIPRKFVKNHGNSMSSPAMLSVPSGAVWKVELTKSDGKIWLENGWLEFSNHYSLDIGHLLVFRYDGNSNFRVIIFDKSASEIQYPYTSNNHSRSSEILKLNINESKDDGSI encoded by the exons ATGGCTTCTTCGTCTCACCAGCAAGGCAATAGCcatttaaagtttataagcaGCTCACCTTATTCCCTCAAAATAATTCTCCAAGACACTATACAGAATGGAAAACTT GGAATTCCCAGAAAGTTTGTGAAAAACCATGGAAATAGCATGTCAAGCCCAGCAATGCTCAGTGTCCCGTCTGGTGCAGTATGGAAAGTAGAGCTAACAAAATCTGATGGCAAaatatggcttgaaaatggcTGGCTAGAATTTTCAAACCATTACTCTTTGGACATTGGACACCTTTTAGTTTTTAGATATGATGGGAATAGCAATTTCCGTGTAATCATATTTGATAAGAGTGCTTCAGAGATACAATATCCCTACACCAGTAATAATCATAGCCGGTCCAGTGAAATTCTGAAGCTGAATATCAATGAATCCAAAGATGATGGCTCTATATAG
- the LOC107909345 gene encoding protein root UVB sensitive 4 isoform X3, whose translation MFRAIGIGYSRSLTSAAALNWVLKDGLGRLSRCIYTASLASAFDTNLKRVRFTTSMLFTFSIGVELLTPVFPHHFLLLASLANVAKQMSLACYMATSPPIHRSFAIADNLAEVSAKSQIQSVCFDNLGLMLAAVLNMLLKNNQRLQTGLPFILYPIFSAIDLFGIYQGLKHVHLQTLTKDRLEIIIGSWISSGYVPSPEEVSKDEEINFMWSKGKEPLRIRIGCLNPKAQLSKLSVMTMQSVSNEDHYFICTEIFYQGLAKTREQGILLCIREGARTADVIMGLLQACYVCKALRSSMWESTTKASDSSDLILKEWFKLLDDSKRYVQQQFGPLNEQMMVRGWALKNILLNTEEQTRYSYMDD comes from the exons ATGTTTCGGGCTATAGGAATCGGGTATTCTCGTTCACTCACTTCAGCTGCTGCACTTAACTGGGTATTGAAGGATGGACTTGGACGATTAAGCAGGTGTATTTATACGGCTAGTTTGGCATCTGCTTTCGATACCAATTTGAAG AGAGTTAGGTTTACAACCTCGATGCTGTTCACTTTTAGCATTGGAGTTGAACTGCTCACTCCGGTATTTCCTCACCACTTCTTGCTTCTCGCGTCATTGGCCAACGTTGCAAAACAAATGAGTTTGGCATGCTATATGGCAACCAGC CCTCCCATTCATCGAAGCTTTGCAATAGCTGATAACCTTGCTGAAGTTTCTGCAAAGTCACAG ATTCAATCAGTATGTTTTGATAACCTTGGACTCATGCTTGCTGCTGTCTTGAATATGTTGCTCAAGAACAATCAAAG GCTGCAAACTGGACTACCTTTCATTCTATACCCTATTTTCTCAGCAATTGACCTGTTTGGAATATATCAAGGTCTGAAGCACGTCCATCTGCAGACCTTAACTAAG GATAGATTAGAAATTATAATCGGTTCATGGATTTCATCCGGATATGTACCTTCACCTGAAGAAGTGAGTAAAGATGAAGAAATCAATTTTATGTGGAGCAAAG GCAAAGAGCCATTGCGCATCAGAATAGGGTGCTTGAATCCCAAGGCCCAATTATCCAAGTTGTCGGTGATGACAATGCAGTCTGTAAGTAACGAGGATCATTATTTTATATGCACGGAAATCTTCTACCAAGGATTAGCAAAAACTAGAGAG CAAGGCATCCTTCTTTGCATACGGGAAGGAGCTCGCACGGCTGATGTTATAATGGGATTATTGCAG GCTTGCTATGTTTGCAAGGCACTCCGTTCAAGCATGTGGGAAAGCACAACAAAGGCTAGTGATTCGTCGGACTTAATTCTCAAAGAATGGTTTAAACTGCTCGATGATAGCAAGCGGTACGTACAGCAACAGTTCGGGCCGTTGAATGAACAAATGATGGTACGAGGTTGGGCACTTAAAAACATTTTATTGAACACAGAAGAGCAGACACGGTACAGTTACATGGATGACTGA
- the LOC107909345 gene encoding protein root UVB sensitive 4 isoform X1, with amino-acid sequence MQSTIYYKPSTSHNFQLPWKSTKNPAFKTFRLSSKTLTLTNSLRPQITFELEGGANDGFQPSNPVKLPVVIQRHGKVSRYFWDGSRVRLLRVDGDGVDGGGSGVPFCFDLDKVVEASSLAIRNFFIPKQVSENYIGYVKWKFLHRVFSSALQVLATQAMFRAIGIGYSRSLTSAAALNWVLKDGLGRLSRCIYTASLASAFDTNLKRVRFTTSMLFTFSIGVELLTPVFPHHFLLLASLANVAKQMSLACYMATSPPIHRSFAIADNLAEVSAKSQIQSVCFDNLGLMLAAVLNMLLKNNQRLQTGLPFILYPIFSAIDLFGIYQGLKHVHLQTLTKDRLEIIIGSWISSGYVPSPEEVSKDEEINFMWSKGKEPLRIRIGCLNPKAQLSKLSVMTMQSVSNEDHYFICTEIFYQGLAKTREQGILLCIREGARTADVIMGLLQACYVCKALRSSMWESTTKASDSSDLILKEWFKLLDDSKRYVQQQFGPLNEQMMVRGWALKNILLNTEEQTRYSYMDD; translated from the exons ATGCAATCCACTATTTATTACAAACCTTCAACTTCTCATAATTTCCAACTCCCATGGAAATCCACAAAAAACCCTGCGTTCAAAACCTTCAGATTGTCCTCAAAAACTCTAACTTTGACCAATTCGCTAAGACCCCAAATCACGTTCGAGCTTGAAGGGGGTGCAAACGATGGCTTTCAGCCATCTAACCCGGTCAAGCTCCCGGTAGTGATACAGAGGCACGGAAAAGTTTCGAGGTACTTCTGGGATGGGAGTCGTGTTAGGTTGCTTCGTGTTGATGGCGACGGCGTTGACGGCGGAGGCTCTGGGGTGCCGTTTTGTTTCGATTTGGATAAGGTGGTTGAAGCTTCAAGCTTGGCTATTAGGAACTTTTTTATTCCTAAGCAAGTCAGTGAAAATTATATAGGCTATGTGAAGTGGAAGTTTTTGCACAGGGTTTTTAGCTCTGCCCTTCAAGTTCTTGCTACTCAG GCAATGTTTCGGGCTATAGGAATCGGGTATTCTCGTTCACTCACTTCAGCTGCTGCACTTAACTGGGTATTGAAGGATGGACTTGGACGATTAAGCAGGTGTATTTATACGGCTAGTTTGGCATCTGCTTTCGATACCAATTTGAAG AGAGTTAGGTTTACAACCTCGATGCTGTTCACTTTTAGCATTGGAGTTGAACTGCTCACTCCGGTATTTCCTCACCACTTCTTGCTTCTCGCGTCATTGGCCAACGTTGCAAAACAAATGAGTTTGGCATGCTATATGGCAACCAGC CCTCCCATTCATCGAAGCTTTGCAATAGCTGATAACCTTGCTGAAGTTTCTGCAAAGTCACAG ATTCAATCAGTATGTTTTGATAACCTTGGACTCATGCTTGCTGCTGTCTTGAATATGTTGCTCAAGAACAATCAAAG GCTGCAAACTGGACTACCTTTCATTCTATACCCTATTTTCTCAGCAATTGACCTGTTTGGAATATATCAAGGTCTGAAGCACGTCCATCTGCAGACCTTAACTAAG GATAGATTAGAAATTATAATCGGTTCATGGATTTCATCCGGATATGTACCTTCACCTGAAGAAGTGAGTAAAGATGAAGAAATCAATTTTATGTGGAGCAAAG GCAAAGAGCCATTGCGCATCAGAATAGGGTGCTTGAATCCCAAGGCCCAATTATCCAAGTTGTCGGTGATGACAATGCAGTCTGTAAGTAACGAGGATCATTATTTTATATGCACGGAAATCTTCTACCAAGGATTAGCAAAAACTAGAGAG CAAGGCATCCTTCTTTGCATACGGGAAGGAGCTCGCACGGCTGATGTTATAATGGGATTATTGCAG GCTTGCTATGTTTGCAAGGCACTCCGTTCAAGCATGTGGGAAAGCACAACAAAGGCTAGTGATTCGTCGGACTTAATTCTCAAAGAATGGTTTAAACTGCTCGATGATAGCAAGCGGTACGTACAGCAACAGTTCGGGCCGTTGAATGAACAAATGATGGTACGAGGTTGGGCACTTAAAAACATTTTATTGAACACAGAAGAGCAGACACGGTACAGTTACATGGATGACTGA
- the LOC107909345 gene encoding protein root UVB sensitive 4 isoform X2, producing MQSTIYYKPSTSHNFQLPWKSTKNPAFKTFRLSSKTLTLTNSLRPQITFELEGGANDGFQPSNPVKLPVVIQRHGKVSRYFWDGSRVRLLRVDGDGVDGGGSGVPFCFDLDKVVEASSLAIRNFFIPKQVSENYIGYVKWKFLHRVFSSALQVLATQAMFRAIGIGYSRSLTSAAALNWVLKDGLGRLSRCIYTASLASAFDTNLKRVRFTTSMLFTFSIGVELLTPVFPHHFLLLASLANVAKQMSLACYMATSPPIHRSFAIADNLAEVSAKSQIQSVCFDNLGLMLAAVLNMLLKNNQRLQTGLPFILYPIFSAIDLFGIYQGLKHVHLQTLTKDRLEIIIGSWISSGYVPSPEEVSKDEEINFMWSKGKEPLRIRIGCLNPKAQLSKLSVMTMQSQGILLCIREGARTADVIMGLLQACYVCKALRSSMWESTTKASDSSDLILKEWFKLLDDSKRYVQQQFGPLNEQMMVRGWALKNILLNTEEQTRYSYMDD from the exons ATGCAATCCACTATTTATTACAAACCTTCAACTTCTCATAATTTCCAACTCCCATGGAAATCCACAAAAAACCCTGCGTTCAAAACCTTCAGATTGTCCTCAAAAACTCTAACTTTGACCAATTCGCTAAGACCCCAAATCACGTTCGAGCTTGAAGGGGGTGCAAACGATGGCTTTCAGCCATCTAACCCGGTCAAGCTCCCGGTAGTGATACAGAGGCACGGAAAAGTTTCGAGGTACTTCTGGGATGGGAGTCGTGTTAGGTTGCTTCGTGTTGATGGCGACGGCGTTGACGGCGGAGGCTCTGGGGTGCCGTTTTGTTTCGATTTGGATAAGGTGGTTGAAGCTTCAAGCTTGGCTATTAGGAACTTTTTTATTCCTAAGCAAGTCAGTGAAAATTATATAGGCTATGTGAAGTGGAAGTTTTTGCACAGGGTTTTTAGCTCTGCCCTTCAAGTTCTTGCTACTCAG GCAATGTTTCGGGCTATAGGAATCGGGTATTCTCGTTCACTCACTTCAGCTGCTGCACTTAACTGGGTATTGAAGGATGGACTTGGACGATTAAGCAGGTGTATTTATACGGCTAGTTTGGCATCTGCTTTCGATACCAATTTGAAG AGAGTTAGGTTTACAACCTCGATGCTGTTCACTTTTAGCATTGGAGTTGAACTGCTCACTCCGGTATTTCCTCACCACTTCTTGCTTCTCGCGTCATTGGCCAACGTTGCAAAACAAATGAGTTTGGCATGCTATATGGCAACCAGC CCTCCCATTCATCGAAGCTTTGCAATAGCTGATAACCTTGCTGAAGTTTCTGCAAAGTCACAG ATTCAATCAGTATGTTTTGATAACCTTGGACTCATGCTTGCTGCTGTCTTGAATATGTTGCTCAAGAACAATCAAAG GCTGCAAACTGGACTACCTTTCATTCTATACCCTATTTTCTCAGCAATTGACCTGTTTGGAATATATCAAGGTCTGAAGCACGTCCATCTGCAGACCTTAACTAAG GATAGATTAGAAATTATAATCGGTTCATGGATTTCATCCGGATATGTACCTTCACCTGAAGAAGTGAGTAAAGATGAAGAAATCAATTTTATGTGGAGCAAAG GCAAAGAGCCATTGCGCATCAGAATAGGGTGCTTGAATCCCAAGGCCCAATTATCCAAGTTGTCGGTGATGACAATGCAGTCT CAAGGCATCCTTCTTTGCATACGGGAAGGAGCTCGCACGGCTGATGTTATAATGGGATTATTGCAG GCTTGCTATGTTTGCAAGGCACTCCGTTCAAGCATGTGGGAAAGCACAACAAAGGCTAGTGATTCGTCGGACTTAATTCTCAAAGAATGGTTTAAACTGCTCGATGATAGCAAGCGGTACGTACAGCAACAGTTCGGGCCGTTGAATGAACAAATGATGGTACGAGGTTGGGCACTTAAAAACATTTTATTGAACACAGAAGAGCAGACACGGTACAGTTACATGGATGACTGA
- the LOC107909342 gene encoding B3 domain-containing protein REM13 produces the protein MTRKPKRSPSFFKVLIGDFDNKLRIPPAFVKYVLKGNVPTMFTLYSDSGNSWRVRVMVEQGSYFFNSGWSKFVKHHDLEIGDFLVFFLVDTSTFDVLIYNGTACAKNIILAAKKRKCLPPLANRQIEETPSQKCASVSKKPRAVYRARSVSQEVESITEVTRKHVSFVMVVKKYHKYFACVPRCFAKETGLLKESITLIKGPRGGMWPMNTTECGKQVRLGGGWSRFLHENEIVVGDTLLFEHIPSKGNLVHVQIVNKDRYRNRGRRNKQADASVKNTSPAAKRPRVRPCKQIEEPPSTKHAPSSKRTKGVSIGNDEIVSELTPKKASFVMVLKEYQKYSAVVPTSFAKEMGLAEKPSTIIKNSKGRKWLLNTIVDAKSQVRLGAGWSQFVQENKLELGDTLLFQHIPNTGNVINLTIICKVGDGNNRKRNK, from the exons ATGACTAGGAAACCAAAACGAAGTCCTTCTTTCTTCAAGGTTTTGATAGGAGACTTCGATAACAAGCTG agaATTCCTCCAGCTTTTGTGAAGTACGTTTTGAAAGGAAATGTGCCCACCATGTTCACCTTGTATTCTGACTCAGGGAATTCATGGCGAGTTAGAGTCATGGTTGAACAAGGAAGCTACTTTTTCAACAGTGGATGGTCAAAATTTGTGAAACATCATGACCTGGAAATAGGGGATTTTCTGGTTTTCTTTTTGGTTGATACTTCAACGTTTGATGTTCTCATTTATAATGGAACTGCATGTGCAAAGAACATCATTTTGGCTGCTAAGAAACGAAAGTGCCTaccacctttagctaatagacaAATTGAAGAAACCCCAAGCCAAAAATGTGCTTCAGTTTCCAAGAAACCAAGAGCAGTTTATC GTGCGAGAAGTGTTAGCCAAGAGGTTGAGTCTATAACAGAAGTAACCCGTAAGCATGTTTCATTTGTAATGGTGGTGAAGAAATACCATAAATACTTTGCT TGTGTCCCGAGGTGTTTTGCCAAAGAAACAGGCTTGTTAAAGGAATCCATAACGTTGATTAAGGGACCAAGAGGTGGGATGTGGCCAATGAACACCACCGAGTGTGGAAAACAGGTTCGTTTGGGTGGCGGATGGTCCCGGTTTCTGCATGAAAACGAAATAGTTGTTGGAGATACCCTTTTGTTTGAGCACATTCCAAGTAAAGGCAATTTAGTCCACGTACAGATTGTTAACAAGGATAGATATAGAAACCGTGGGAGACGAAACAAACAAGCAGATGCCAGTGTGAAGAACACCAGCCCTGCTGCTAAGCGACCAAGAGTTCGGCCTTGCAAGCAAATTGAAGAACCACCAAGCACAAAACATGCTCCAAGTTCCAAAAGAACCAAAG GTGTAAGCATTGGAAATGATGAGATTGTATCAGAGTTGACCCCAAAGAAGGCTTCATTTGTAATGGTTTTGAAGGAATACCAGAAGTACTCTGCT GTTGTTCCAACCAGTTTTGCCAAAGAAATGGGCTTGGCAGAGAAACCGAGCACCATAATAAAGAACTCAAAGGGTAGGAAGTGGCTGTTAAACACCATAGTTGATGCAAAATCACAAGTTCGTCTAGGTGCAGGATGGTCACAGTTTGTGCAAGAAAACAAGCTAGAACTTGGAGATACTCTCTTGTTTCAGCACATTCCCAATACTGGTAATGTCATTAACTTAACGATTATTTGCAAGGTTGGAGATGGAAATAATAGGAAAAGGAACAAGTGA